CACTCGCACCACGGTACGCACCGCATCGTCTCCCTTGGGAGTGGCGTTAGACGGCTTGCCCTTGCCCGATGGCTTGGGTGAAGCGGCAGCTCCCGGATTGACCACTTCTTTGTTCACCCGCAGATGTAAATCGGCCTGGGCGGCAATAATCGGTTGGTGGGTGACGCAGAGCACCTGCCGGTGGCGGCTGAGCTGGTGGAGCTTGTCGGCGATCGCTTGGGCCACCCGTCCCGATACCCCCGCATCAATTTCATCAAACACCATGGTGCCCACCGCATCCACTTGGGAGAGGCAGACCTTGAGGGCAAGGAGAAACCGGCTCATTTCTCCCCCTGAGGCAATCTCTGCTAGGGGCTGGAGTGGTTCTCCGGGGTTAGGGCTGAGCAAGAAGGTAATGCGATCGCTGCCATGCACCGAGGGTGTGATTGGGGTGAGGTCAACGCGAAACTGCACCTTCTCCATGGCCAAGGGCTTGAGTTCCTCCAGTAGCCCTGCTTCCAACTGCTGAGCCGCCGCTTGCCTGAGGCGGGTGAGGTCGCGACAGGTTTGGATGAGGGCGTCCTGCTGCTGCTGATAGGCTTCCTCTAGGGCATCCAGAGATTGACCACCATCGCTCAAGGATTCTAGATCTGCCTGCACCTGGGCGCTGTAGGCGATCGCGTCTGGCAGGGTTGGGCCATACTTACGGCAAATTTGCTTGAGGTCTGCAATTCGGCATTCTACCTCCTGAAGGCGATCGGGATCGGCTTCCAGCACGTCTCCATAGGCATTCATCTGCCGCCCAGCTTCTTCCACTTGGGCCAGGGCGCTGGTGACCATGTCGAGGATAGGCTGGATCTGGTCGTCGTACTGCACCATGTCAGACAAGATCGACTCTGCCTTGCCGAGCAAGTCGGAACAGGCATCGCCTTCTTCTTGATCGTAGAGGGCTTGATAGACCTGATAGCTTTGCTGCTGGAGCTCAACGCAGTGATTTAGACGCTGCTGTTCTTGCTGGAGCTGTTCCAATTCTTGGGGATCGTTGAGATTGGCCTCGGCCAGTTCCTTAGCTTGATACTCAAAAAGATCGAGCTGTTGCAAGCGCTGCTGTTCAAACTGGCGACGCTTTTCCAAGGCTTTCAGCGCCGTTTGGGCGGCCTGATAATGGTCTGCCACCACCCGTTTTTGCCGCAATAGCTCATTGCCCCCAAAGCCATCCAGCCATTCCCGCTGGAGGTTGGCCTGGCTGAGCTGGATCGTTTGCCCTTGGGCGGTGATTTCTAGCAAATGCTCTCGCAGAGACTGCATCTGCTGCTTATTCATCACCACCCCGTTCACCCGCGATCGGCTGCGCACGCCGCTGCGCCCGGCGGTTAGCTCTCGGCTACAGACGAGGGATAGTTCATCGAGCAAGTCGATTTCTTGCTGATCGAGCCAGCGAATTAGGGCGGGGTTGAGGTCAAAGGTGGCTTCCACCAGCGCCCGTTCTGACCCCGAGCGAATGACTCGACTGGTCATTTTGCCCCCGAGGGCAGCATCGAGGGCATCGAGGATGATCGATTTCCCAGCCCCGGTTTCCCCGGTTAACACGTTCAGCCCAGCGGCAAAGTCGAGGGAGAGGGAATCGACAAGGGCGAAATTTTCTACTTGAAGAGAGGTCAGCATAGGCTCCGGTTCAGCAGACTAGTAAGGCGTTGACGGCGATCGCCTCCTGCTTGAGGAGGAAGGTGGAAGATCGGTGGGCACTCAGGAACGAGATGACCTTGAGGAGCTGCGGGGATAGTGCCGGAGCATCCGGTTAGCTGCCCCTATCGTCTCCATCGTCTCTGGCCTGTCATCCCTGGTATGGGGCACCCGCGAGGATTGGGGTCTTCTTGTGGGAATGATGAAGGGGATGGACAACGGGCGATCGCCCCTGAGGGATCAGCTGCGTGATCCGATCAAGCTTGAACGACTACCGTCTAGTTTAACCCCATACCTTAGTACTCGGGTACTATAAACAAGTTTTCGGGCAATATCAATTCTTCACAAAAGTGTCGCTACATCATCTTAAGACGCCTCAAAGTCCCTCGTCCTCTGGGAGAGGGATGTAGGGTGAGGGCAATATGTAACGGGCAATCCAAAAATTAGTACTAAGGGCCGCATCAGGATCCGTTGAGCGGCGTCGCTGCCCGCATTGATGACGGTGAGCCTGCCTGCTATGGATCTCTACCCTGCGGGCCATCCCGCTGATCTAAGGTTAGTTGTTACAATGCTTTACGTAGGCCTTGATTCACCCCATGCCATGGTGATCAAGGGTAATCAAAGGATTTTTGGCGGTAGGGCAGTGTGATCAGTCTGAATGCCTCCACAAAACCATAAACTGCCGCTCCAGCACGACCCAGTCGGTTGACCCAATTTGGATCTTCACTTATGCAGACCGTTCCCTCTCCCTCCCATCATTCAGAGCCCACCCTGCAAACGGTGACGGTTGAAAGTCAGCCGGTTGTGGATCCACCACGCCACCCCCGGCCGTCGAGAGGAACGCTGCCTCCGGAGCTAGCGGATGTGATTGCATCCGATGCCCTCGATGAAGCCATTCGCTACAACCCAGAGGCGATCGCCAACTATTATCGGGGTCGTCCTGTGATGGTGTTTCGGCGGATCATCGCCATCATTCTGCCGTTTTTGTCCTTTGGTTTGGGAGTTTGGTGGGATCGTTGGACTGGACGGGTTAAAGCTGGGCAGGCGCAACGGGCTAAACAACTGCGTATTTTGCTCACCCAGTTGGGGCCCGCCTACATCAAAGTAGGACAAGCGCTATCGACCCGGCCTGACTTGGTGCCGCCGTCGTACCTAGAAGAATTGACCCAACTGCAGGATCAACTGCCGCCCTTTCCCAATGAAATCGCATTTCGCTTCATTGAGGAAGAATTGGGCGATCGCCCTGAGCAGATCTATGCAGAATTTTCCGATCATCCCGTGGCGGCGGCGTCCTTGGGTCAGGTTTACAAGGCGCGGTTGAAAACGGGGGAGCAGGTGGCCGTCAAGGTGCAGCGTCCTGGCTTAGCCCAGCGCATCACGCTGGATTTGTATATCCTACGCCAACTGGCTGACTGGACGACCCGCATGGTGAAAGCGGTGCGCAGCGATTTGGTTGGCATCATGGATGAGTTTGGGGCGCGCATCTTTGAAGAGATGGACTATACCCAAGAGGGGCACAATGCCGAGCGCTTCGCCTCGCTCTATGGTCACATCCAGGATATTTACGTCCCGAAAATCTACTGGCCCTACACCCAGCGGCGGGTGCTGACTATGGAATGGATTAACGGCACCAAGCTCACCCAGATTGCCGAGCTGAAATCCCAGGGAATTGACGCGGCTTACTTGGTGGAAGTGGGGGTGCAGTGTTCGTTGCGGCAGTTGCTGGAGCATGGCTTTTTCCATGCCGATCCCCATCCGGGTAACCTGTTTGCCACTCCTGAGGGCAAGCTGGCTTACCTCGACTTTGGCATGATGAGTGAGGTGAAACCCTACCAGCGCTATGGTTTGATTGAGGCGGTGGTGCATTTGGTGAACCGCGACTTTGAAGGATTGGCCCAGGACTACATTAAGCTGGAATTTCTATCGGAAGACACGGATCTAACGCCGATTATTCCTGCCTTTGCCGATGTCTTCAACGATGCTCTCAGCGCCAGTGTGGCGGAGATGAACTTCAAGAGCATCACCGATCAGCTTTCGGGGTTGATGTATGAATATCCCTTCCGGGTACCCGCCTACTACGCGCTGATCATTCGGTCCTTGGTGACCCTAGAGGGGATTGCCATTAATATTGACCCGAATTTCAAGGTGCTCAGCAAGGCCTATCCCTACGTGGCTAGACGGCTGCTCACGGATCAATCCCCTGAGTTGCGATCGTCGCTGCAGGATCTACTGTTCAAAGACGGTGATTTTCGCTGGAATCGCTTAGAAAATCTGCTGCGCAATGCCCAGGATAGCCAAGACTATGATCTCAACCAGGTTTTAGATCAAACAGTGACGTTCCTGTTCTCCGATCGCGGCACCTTCATTCGCGATCGCATCTCGGCTGAAATTGTCAACGCCCTAGATGCGGCTGGACGCAATGCTGTACACCGAGCCACCCATTGGCTGCAGGTGCGCACAGGTCTACCCTTGGGTGCAGATGCTGCGGATGGTGCGCCAGCCCAAAGCAACCTAGAGCCCTTAGGTCGCATCCTCAACCTGCTCAAGGAGACCCCAGGCTTTGATCCCATGACGCTGGCGTCGATGGCAGCCAAGCTGGTCGTCAGACCAGAACTGCATCACATGGGTCAGCAGATTGCCACGGAACTCACCCAGCGATCGCTGGCCCGTCTCATTCGCGAACTGATGCAGGAGTCTGAGGAGTCTACGCCGCTGCGATCGCCCCAGCCCTATGCCAAACAGCGATCGCTGCCTGCTGCCCGTCGTTAACTTGTCTCTGACGTCGGTATCTGCTAGTGAAACGGGCTGTAGAACCAGACCCTCTAGCTGGAAGAGGCCGACTCGTCGGAGGCTGTCAAATCCTTTGGGGTAGCTTTGATCTGAGAACTGCTACCCTCTAGTTTTTCTTTATTTTCCTGGAGATTTTTCTCTAGTTCTTGAATCTGGTCTCGCCGAGCTTCTAGCTCTAGGGTGCGGCGACCCAGTTCTTGATCCCGTAAGGTTAGCGATTGTCGCCACTGCTCAGCCCGCTCAGCCTCTTCCTGCAAGCTGATGGGGCTGAGCCCCTTGGTGAGATACTCGTCTACCATTTGCAGCACCCAAGGCAAGGCATCTTCCATATGCTGAATGTCCTGGGTGTCTGATAAATCGACCATGACCAAGCTTTGAGGGGCATAGCCTAGGTCGGCAGGCGTCTTATCCAGAACCATGTCCGTGGGATTGGGCAAAACCACCCAGGTATACTCAGTTTTTTGCACTGCCAACAGGCGCAACATGGCGTGCTCGGTGGTCTCGTCTTGTTGAACCTGGGCTAGGTGTCGCATTTTGGTTTTAACAACGACTAATCGGCTACCGAAGGACAGGATATCTTCCTATGATTCGGCCTATGGGCATGTGCTGTGGGCAGCTTTACTACAGATCTTGATGTTCAGATCTTGATGTTCATCTTACGGCTATTCATCCTGCTCGACAGGATGTATCCCAGTTCTGGCTAATCTAAAGGGGACAGCGGGAACCTTAAGGCTCAGTATCCCGCTGTCGCTTCAGAGGGCGATCGCTCAAAGACGACGGACGCGATCGCGGAGGATTTCTGCCTGTTTCTCGGCTTCTGCCAGGGAGTCGCGAGCCCCCTGTACCACCGCTGCCGGAGCCTTGTCTACAAAGTTAGCATTGCTGAGCCGTTGGGACAGAGAGGTGACCTCTGCCACCACTTTGCTGAGGTCTTTCTCAATTTTGGCTTTGAGCGCCTCCACATCTACCACGCCTGCCAGCGGAATCAAAACCTGCACGGTGCCCACGACGCCAGCGAAGAGTTGGAGACCGTCAGGAGTGGGTGCAGTTGGCTCAACCTCCTCGGCTGGCGCGGGCTCCACCGGCTCCACCACAGACTCTACTGGCTCTACCACCGGCTCCACCGGCTCCACGGGGGTAGCCGCAACCGTAGGCTCTGGCTCTGCCGTGGGCATGGTGCCCGTTTCTGCCGTTTCCCGTAGTTTGAGACCAATCTGGCTGACCAAACGCGACCAAGCCCGTATCAGCTCTTGGCGGCGATCGGCCTGGAGCAGATAGTGGTTCACAAACCAGATGCTATAGCCCAAACCTATGAGCTTCAAGAGCGGTGAGACGAAAATTAGACCGTCGAGGGCGTCCATGATTGCCAAGAACAGGCGGGCCATCACAACTAGCAGCAGGAGAAACCCGAGGGCGATCGCTGGCTTTTGCAGTTGATTGAGCTCAAACTCGCTGGCTGGTTGGTCGTCAGATGGAGTATCGGGTTGACCAGTAGCTTGACCAGCGGGTTGATCGGCCACCGCTAAGTCAGCGGTCT
The Candidatus Obscuribacterales bacterium genome window above contains:
- the recN gene encoding DNA repair protein RecN, whose protein sequence is MLTSLQVENFALVDSLSLDFAAGLNVLTGETGAGKSIILDALDAALGGKMTSRVIRSGSERALVEATFDLNPALIRWLDQQEIDLLDELSLVCSRELTAGRSGVRSRSRVNGVVMNKQQMQSLREHLLEITAQGQTIQLSQANLQREWLDGFGGNELLRQKRVVADHYQAAQTALKALEKRRQFEQQRLQQLDLFEYQAKELAEANLNDPQELEQLQQEQQRLNHCVELQQQSYQVYQALYDQEEGDACSDLLGKAESILSDMVQYDDQIQPILDMVTSALAQVEEAGRQMNAYGDVLEADPDRLQEVECRIADLKQICRKYGPTLPDAIAYSAQVQADLESLSDGGQSLDALEEAYQQQQDALIQTCRDLTRLRQAAAQQLEAGLLEELKPLAMEKVQFRVDLTPITPSVHGSDRITFLLSPNPGEPLQPLAEIASGGEMSRFLLALKVCLSQVDAVGTMVFDEIDAGVSGRVAQAIADKLHQLSRHRQVLCVTHQPIIAAQADLHLRVNKEVVNPGAAASPKPSGKGKPSNATPKGDDAVRTVVRVVALDEQQRLEELAQLAGGKTDHHAITFAGSLRSQVNTEDTGAEPSPSLPPDTEASTSTEAPPKAASGRKKASAKSTNKTAKAASKSSPPAS
- a CDS encoding AarF/ABC1/UbiB kinase family protein codes for the protein MQTVPSPSHHSEPTLQTVTVESQPVVDPPRHPRPSRGTLPPELADVIASDALDEAIRYNPEAIANYYRGRPVMVFRRIIAIILPFLSFGLGVWWDRWTGRVKAGQAQRAKQLRILLTQLGPAYIKVGQALSTRPDLVPPSYLEELTQLQDQLPPFPNEIAFRFIEEELGDRPEQIYAEFSDHPVAAASLGQVYKARLKTGEQVAVKVQRPGLAQRITLDLYILRQLADWTTRMVKAVRSDLVGIMDEFGARIFEEMDYTQEGHNAERFASLYGHIQDIYVPKIYWPYTQRRVLTMEWINGTKLTQIAELKSQGIDAAYLVEVGVQCSLRQLLEHGFFHADPHPGNLFATPEGKLAYLDFGMMSEVKPYQRYGLIEAVVHLVNRDFEGLAQDYIKLEFLSEDTDLTPIIPAFADVFNDALSASVAEMNFKSITDQLSGLMYEYPFRVPAYYALIIRSLVTLEGIAINIDPNFKVLSKAYPYVARRLLTDQSPELRSSLQDLLFKDGDFRWNRLENLLRNAQDSQDYDLNQVLDQTVTFLFSDRGTFIRDRISAEIVNALDAAGRNAVHRATHWLQVRTGLPLGADAADGAPAQSNLEPLGRILNLLKETPGFDPMTLASMAAKLVVRPELHHMGQQIATELTQRSLARLIRELMQESEESTPLRSPQPYAKQRSLPAARR